TATTATCCCTTCAAACGCATAATCCGGAGTGACAACAGTCCCGTCAAATGTATAATTGTCTCCTTCCGAGAGAATGACAAAGATGCTCCCTTTTGGACTGTCCTTATCCTCATAGGCTAGTTTATCCAAACTAATATCAACAGGTATGCCCGCATAAGTCTCAAATTCTTCTCTCTCATACTTCAAAATCGGAGCACTGGTATTCCCGGCAACGACGATAGTCGTCAGCACTGGTCCCCATTGTTCCAAGCTCTTATCATATACACGTATATTCAATTGATGTACGCCATCTTGAGAAGGCACAGATGCTTCATTTTTGATCAATGCCTCAACGCTCTGATCAAAACTTCCATCCACGGCTTCCATAAGTATGCCATTTCCTTCTCCTGGATCTTCATTCCAAAAAAACTCAGCCTTCTGGACTTGAGCCTTCGCGAAATGATGAATCAAAAGAAAGAAACACAACAAACTCAGCAAACGCACCGACCTTGTCATCTTTTCCATATCAAAGTTCATAAGCTATTACTTCCCTGTTTTAGCTCCAGCTTCGATATCTATGATAACTCCCGGCAAGAATTTATTATTCTCTATCATATCAATAAAAAAAGCGGTAGGCAGATTAGTTTCAAATTCAGTACCTGCCGGATGATAATACATCTCAAATGGAAATGGTCCGCCAGACTTTCCTTGAGTATTGCGAGTACGGTCTATATTCGAATAGGTAGCTTCAGGATGTCCTTGATTTTTGACTAATTCTGCTCCTTCTGTAGATTGAGATCCTTTATTTCGAATCGTTATTTTGCTCACATCTGCATAATCCACTTGGATATGATTATAACTCGCAACCCCAGGTTGGTCAAAAATATTAATATAAGCCATTCCTTCAACACTCCCTTTGGCTTTAATTTCAAATTCATTATTTATGAAGTCTTTATATTCCGTTACTGTACCAATACCAGCTAAAATTGTTCCTGATGAACTTCCTGAGCTTATGCCATTACCACCTTCTTTTAACGTAAAGTCTTCAACTATAAATGTATTATTTAAAATCTTGAGTTTTGAATCTTTATTCCCTTCTAAATTAATCAAACCAAATACTTTATTGCCCAGCATTCTAATCCAACTTGAGGCCATAAAATTTCCCACATACAAACTCTTTATTTCATTCCCAATAAGCATTAACTAACTAGAAACAGATGTTGTATTATTATTAACCAACCTTTTTATATAATTACCAATAATTAAGTCCTTATATGATTTATTTATTGTAAAAACACCTTTAATACTATTATTAACAAAATAACCTTTTGATTTTTGAAAAACAGTTAGGTTTTCATTAACGATGCAATTATATAAATCAACAGTATATCTTAGATAATTATTACCAGAATTTTCAACGTGTTCCAAACTTTTTAACTCTAAATTTATCAATTTCAATGTATAGTTATAATTTGAATAAGATCCATGATAGGTAATATCAAAATCTAATTTGGGTCTTCTTATCGCATTAGGAGATGCCATGATAATGATATTTTGTGATCGTATTAAAATATCTTCACCCGTATAAGCACTATTCGGATCAGTACGATTTTCAATAATTACTCTACCATCAACCCCTGCTGCCCTGATTGCATCTTGCACACTACTGTATGTACCATTAAAGCCATGCTCAGTCACATAAACATCCTTAGCACTTGCAGTACCCATCACTGCCACGATCATCATGATCACAGCGAATAGTTTTGTTTGTTTAGTTTGTTTCATTTTTAGATTAATTACCAACGATTAAAACATAACAAAATTAATAAAAAACATACTTTAAATTATTTATCATGAAAAATTATAAATTAGTGGTGACATATTGTAATTATAATCATTCTCAAAATCACTTTTCATATTTAAAAAATAATCCCCCATCCAAGAAGACTAAAAAAACGGCTTAATACGCTGTTGATTAATAATACATATTATTAATTCATCGTTTTTATAAAATTTCAATTAGCAATAAGGAGTTTTCAATTAAAAAAACAAACGAAAATTCCACCCTTATTAACAAAGATTGCTTTCCATATTCAGATATAAAATAAGGGCTGCGAAACAGCCCTTTTAGTTTAATAAGCAATGTTTATCACGATCAGTTTTTAATGATTTTCTAAACCATCCTCCTTAGTATTTCCTCCAGAGGTAAATAAAGTGGTGTCAAAATCAATCGTGATAATGTCTAGTATCTATTTAAAATTATTTTGACATATCAACTCTCAAGAGATTGAGAAAAACATCCCTTTAATCCCCCGTCGAAAGGTGGAATTCGCTATTTATTAGGCTAAATAACTAATATTAAACACATGCTTACTCAATAATATTTGTCACGATTTTTTCATGAATTTCTTGATCAATCGCCCTTTCAATTTCCTAATGAGAAAAAAATGGAATAAAAAAATAAGGTGCGATATAAATGCACTTCCCACAACTATCATTGCATCACAATCAAACAATTAAATACTTTTTAAAACCTAAAAAAAACAATGGAAAAATTAAGAAAAATTTTCTCAAACCAAGCTTTCATTTTTAGCTTAATCTTCAGCATCACTGTATCGCTTTCAAGCTGTAACAACCAATCATCTTTAAATGAAAGTTCTTCAGTGACTAAAGTTGGGGGAGAGGAAATCTTCAGAGCCGCGCTAATGATGGATGCGGAAGATCTTGCCGAAAGAATACCTACTTATTCAGACTACATTCCTTACTTGGGGAACTTAACGCCTGAGCAAGCGATCAAAAGAGCTGAAAACAACGACAATATTATTGCTGTCATCAAGAGTTTGGATCCATCATTTTTCGAAAATTTTGAGCAAACAATCAAAAGCGATGATCCTTACGCAATCAAAGAAATCTTGGGTAAGGCAGCTAACTTGCTTACAGTCGCTACTTACAAGCTGAATCATAAGCTTGAGGAAAACGCTGAAATGGACAATATCACGGCAAGCATCGATTTCAACCAGTATGATATCCAATCCAAAGACAGTCTTAACAAGCTTGTTGAAGACATCAACAACATATATACTTCCCAAAGTAGCATTGACGGCCCAAGAGGCAATGCATGCGTTGTAGGTCCTGTAGCTATAGCTGTAGCTATTGCTGTAGTAGTGGTCGCTGTTGCCGTAGCTGTTATTAGAGGTGAACAAGGAGCTCCAGGTCCTAATAATGAAATCCAAGACAATGATTACTTGATGGAATCACTTGTTAAAGATTTAATTCTTAACTATTAGTCCATCAAAATTTCCCCAATGATGGTCAGTTTTCAACTCCATCGTTGGGGTGATTTTACAAATACGCTTTTCATTAATTTATTACCGCATTCTCCTAAATACTTTTAACATGTATTCTAAGCTGTTTTTTTACATATTCACAAGCTTTTTGGCCTTCTTGCTATTCGCCTCGGTAGTCATCAGCAGCTTTCCCAAAAGCGCCATAAGCATGCCCGGCAACGTAAAGTATTATCTCAACGCACTTGTGCCACAGGGTTGGGGATTTTTCACCAAATCTCCAAGAGAAAACTATTTGACCTTATACGAAGTAGAAAATGATCAACTCATTAAGATTCCGCTAAATAACTCAGACATTAAAAATTATTTTGGATTGTCCAGAATGGGAAGAAGCCTATTCATGGAAATCAGCATCATCAAAAGCCAAATCTCCGAATCCGAATGGTCAAAAGGCTTCGACAAGAGTATTTCACTTGAAAATGCATATCAAGTTAACAATACAGATTTTCTTCACTATTTGAAAAAAGGCAAATACGTCATCGTCGAAGAAAACTTCATCCCTTGGAACTGGGCCAATCTCATAGAATCAAACACTAATAAATTCATAATCATCGAATGCAATGGATAATATAGCCAACCTTCCTCACAGAATTCTAAGTATTTTTGAAAGCATTTCTTCCAAAAACCCATTTACAAATGTCTATGGATTAGGCCGCAGTGTGCTTGCTTTGGGAATGTTCCTTACCTTGCTTTTCAACGAAAAGGAAATTCTCTTTCCTCAACACCTATTCCATGCAAATATCGCGGACAGCAGATTCATCGAGTCAACCAATCTCTTTTTTATTTTCGGACTGGAACATTACTGGGCCTCATTACTGATCTCTTCGATAATACTTTTATCAGTGATCAGCGGGTACTTTCCTAGAATCACAGGCATATTGCACTGGTGGGTGACATTCAGTTTTTTCAAATCAGCAGCAATCATCGAGGGCGGAGATCAAATCGCTGCCACAATAACCCTATTGTTGATTCCAATCACTTTGTTGGACAACAGAAAAAATCATTGGAACAAAATCGAACATAAATCAAATCCTTTCTCCAACTACATTGCGTATATTTTCTTTCTCTTTATCAAAATACAAGTTGCGATCATATACCTTCATGCCGGCATTGACAAACTATATAAAGTACAAGAATGGGTAGACGGAACCGCCGTTTATTACTGGTTCAACAATTCTATTTTTGGCCTATCAGATGCCCTTTCGGGAGGTTGGTTGGAACACAGCCTCAATAACGCATTAGTTGTGCAATCCATTAGCTGGGGTGCCATAGCTTTTGAAATATTATTATTTGGCACTCTCTTCATGTCATTTAATAAGAAAAAATACTTCCTCTTCTTTGGCATATTATTTCACTTTGGGATCATGCTTGTTCATGGGCTGGTGACATTTTACATGACAATGACCTGCGCGCTGATTCTATATATTCTACCTCCGGAAATGATCATCAATGCAAAACTTCCTGATTTTAAAAGCAAGTGGACGACTCTACTCTCCTACTTTAAAAGAAGCCTACCAGCAAACGATAAATCCTATGCCCAAACACAAGCATACCATACTATTCGACACTGATTGCATCTTTTGCAACAAAAGCATGCAATTCATCAATGACAACAAGAGAGAAAACAATATTGATTTTCTCTCCTTACATTCCAATGAAGCGGGCAAATTGCTCAAAGCTTATGGCTACTCTTTTCCCAAAGGTCAAAAAAACAGTCTGATTTTCATCAATGAGAATCGCTTATACGATCAATCAAGCGCTGCGCTAAGGATAGCTTCCATTTTGAAAAGCCCATGGTCGTTTCTAACTGTATTTCTCTTCATTCCCAAAAGCCTTAGAGACTGGTGTTATATGGAGTTCAGCAAAAGAAGACATAGCTTCTTCACCACCAGCGACACTTGCTTTATTCCTGACAAATAATATACGCTAATGAAGCATACTCTATTATTAACACTTTTATTTTTTCTTCAGCATGCATCCATAGCTCAAGTCAATACTCCTCCTCTCCGATGCCAAGTTAGCGGAGAGCGTCACGAATTGAGCATTATGCGAAAAGCGAAGCCTATTGCTTCTTCAAACAGAGAATATATCATTCCTGTCGTCGTGCATGTGTTCAATCCTGAAAAAGGGATGACTCCGATAGATTATGATCTCATCAAAGACGCTTTGGAAAAAACTTCCGATGATTTCAAAGGCTTGTCCTCTGATTGGTCTGACGGATCCATTGATCAAGAATTTGATCACTTGAAAGAGCGTCTTAATATTAGATTTGAATTAGCTAAAGCCACACCTTGGGGTACTGTAACCAATGGCGTCATTTTTTACGATGAGATAAAATCAGGCTTTGCCAATGATATCATTTATGATCAAGAAATCGCCTCCTATGCTTGGGATAATTACAGCTATTTGAACATTTACATTATGAATGACATATATGGCAACGGCATATTGACTCATTCGGGAGTATCTTTCTTTCCCAATAAAAACATGTCGGATCAAAAGCTTTCAAGAGTCGTTTACAACGGAAGATACCTTGGCAGAAATACCGATGAGGAATTCAGATCTGTATTTACTCATGAATTAGGCCATTGGCTTAACCTCAAGCATACTTTTGAAGGTGGCTGCCTTGACTTCAATGATGATGATGGAATAAAAGATACGCCAAAAGTCAAAAACAATGACATCAAACACGGTAGAACACTCAACTGCAACAATAATTATATCAATTGGCAAAACTTCATGGAATATTCCTCAAAGTATTCCATGTTCACAAAAGAGCAAGTAAATGAGATGAAAGAAACGCTCCAACTTTCCACGCACAAAAACCTTTGGTCTACTGAGAATTTGATCAAAACAGGAATTATCGAACATTCATACCTTTCGACAGAAAGCCCTGTCATTATCAAATACCATCCCGAAACCATGATGATCAAAGAAGCATTATTGCATAAAATAAAAATCTACGGAGATAATAATTTCAACAGCTCTATTAACTATCATATCAAAACATTCAATTCAAGCTCAGAAAGCCATTCCATTGATTTCGCAATTTCAGAACTCGACAGTAAAAGTATTGCTTTGGAATTTCAAGGTCAATTAAGTTTGCTGAACAATCTTCCAAATACATTAGAGATTGAATTCGAGAATTCTTCTTTTGAAAAAGATCTAAAAAGCGAAAACAGAACAATTCCAATATATTTTCTTGAAGAACTTGAAATAGATAATTCATTGGCCATTTTTCCCAATCCATGCGAGGATTTTATTACCATAAAAAATGCCAAGGATAAAACCTGCGTTTTATACAACTCACAAGGAAAAATATTAAGCACAACACGTATTGAGTCTAACCATCGCATAATAGATTTAAGGCCATACAAATCAGGTCTGTATATAATCAAAGTCTTTGGCCAAAATTTCAATAGCATTCAAAGGATTCAAAAAATATAGATTTTCGGTTTTCTCAAGACAAAAAAGGATATCGAAGAATATGATATTCGTGCAATAATAAAAGGGCTGCGAAACAGCCCTTTTATTTTCATAAGTCTTACTTATCACGATTAGCTTTTTATGATTTTCTAAACCGTCCTCCTTTGTATTTCCTCCAGAGGAAAGTAAAATGGTATCAAAATCAATCGTGATAATGTCTAGTATCTATAAAATTATTTTGACATATCAACTCTTAAGAGATTGAGAAAAACATCCCCCTTAATCCCCCGTCGGAATGGGGAATTCGCTATTTTCAAGCTTCTATTTTATACTTGAAAACAGGGAATTTATTTTGATCATCTAATTAATTTGCAACATCGTTACAGCACATTAAGCGCTTGTTCTTTGATCTTTTCCAGCTCATCCTTCATCTGCACTACGATGCGTTGAATTTCCGAATGATTCGCCTTGGAGCCGATCGTGTTGATCTCGCGACCAATTTCCTGGCCGATGAAACCGATCTTCTTTCCATTGGACTTCGGAGCGTCAAGCACTTGATCCAGATAATCCAAATGACTTCTCAACCTTACTTTTTCCTCGCTGATATCCAGTTTCTCGATATAGTAGATCAACTCTTGCTCAAATCTATTTTGATCCACATCCGCTCTTCCCTTCAGCTCGGTTAGATTTTGCGATATCCTTGCCTTGACAGTCTCGATACGCTCATCCTCATACGTAAGCACTTTTTCCAACAAGGCTCCGATATTGTCCTTGTATTCGGTCAGCTTCACTGCCAGCGTTTGCCCTTCATGTCTTCTAAATTCATCGCATTTGCCAACGGCTTCGATCACGGCTGATCGTATGTTCTGCCATAATTCCGCATTGCCGTCGTCTTTTTTGCTCACGGCTACTTCGGGCATTTGAAAAGCCAGCTTGAAAAGCTCCTGCTTTGGAGCGTCCACATCATCAGCCAATCGTTCCAAGTCTCCGTAATATTTTCTAAAAAGCGCGTCGTTGATTTCAACTCTTGGAGTGTCGTCTTCTTTTTTGGAAAAATCGATGATCAAAGCGATCTTTCCTCGTTCCAGCTTTTCAGAAAGGAGGTTTCTCACTTCGATTTCCTTTTCCATAAATATCCTCGGCAACTTGATATTGGCGTCGAGGTACTTGGAGTTAAGCGACTTTATCTCAACAGACACGGAACAATTTTCATTTTCGAATTGGGCTGTGCCGTATCCTGTCATGGACTTGATCATAAGCTAAGGATGTAGATTTGATGAATATAAATATATAATGTGTTTCAAATTATGTGGCGGGCCATAAAGCCAAAGCCAATTCTAATGTCCATAGAATAATCATTTATTCAAAGAAAAATAATGCCATTTATACGATAAACCTTTGAGGAGAAGTTCTTGATATAGTTCTTGCAAGGCCTTAATTTTGCGCCTCAAGTTTGAAAGATGGAAGGAAATAGAACTCTTATAGCTTTATTTGAAGACAGCGTTAGAAACTTCGCTGACAATCCGGCGTTTTGGGAAAAGCGCGACGGACAATACGCGGCTACTTCATATAAAGAGCTCAATGAGCTGATAAGAAACTGCGCGGCGGGACTTATACAACTGGGATTGAAAAAAGGTGAAAGGACAGCTTTGATTGCCGAAGGGCAACGCAATTGGCTGATCAGCGAATTGGGCATACTCTTCGCCGGCGGCGTCAATGTGCCCATATCGGTCAAAATCAACGAGCCCTCGGAGCTCAAGTTCAGGCTGAACCATTCAGGGTGTCGTTTCGCAATCGCCTCAAGCTTCCATCTGGAAAAAATACGCGCTTTGCGAGAAGACTTGCCTGAGCTGGAAAAAATCATCGTAATGGATGACGAAATCGAATTGATGCCGGGAGAAATGCGATTCAACGAACTCCTGAGCTTGGGCAATTCGCTGAATCTATCAACTCCCCAGCAATTGGAGGATAGAAAGTCTCAAGTCCAAGAAAACGATTTTTCCAATATCTGCTATACATCAGGCACAACATCGGATCCTAAAGGCATCATCCTCACGCACCGCAACTACACGGCCAATGTGGAGCAAGCTGCGGAACTTATGCCTAACATAGAAGAATATCGCACCTTGCTGATATTGCCATTGGATCACTCGTTCGCCCATACAGCGGGAATATACGGCATCATCGTCAAAGGAGCCAGCATGGCTTCAGTGGAGATCGGCAAAACGGCGATAGATACGCTAAGAAATGTGCCGAAAAACATTCGTGAAATTTCGCCGTCATTCCTGTTGAGCGTGCCAGCATTGGCCAAAAGCTTCAAGTACAATATCGAAAGGGAAATTGTCGCCAAAGGAAAACGCACAGAGAGTTTTTTCCGACAAGCGATGAAATTCGCCTACAAGTACAACAAGGAGGGCTGGAACAAAGGAAGCAAATGCTCTCTTACAGATCGCATACGATACAAAGTCTACGATTATTTTATTTTCCGAAAAATCAGAGCCTCATTCGGCCCTAATTTGAAATTCTTCATCGGAGGAGGAGCTTTGCTTGATATCGAGCTTCAAAAATTCTTCTATGCCATCGGCATACCGATGTTTCAAGGCTATGGTCTTTCCGAAGCCTCGCCAATCATCTCAGCCAATATGCCACACAAGCACAAGCTTGGCTCAAGCGGATATATTGTCAAAAACCTCAAAGTCAAAATCTGCGACGAACAAGGCAAAGAACTTCCTCTAGGCCAAACTGGCGAAATAGTCGTCAAGGGTGAAAATGTCATGCATGGCTATTGGAAAAACGAAAAAGCAACCGCTGAAACGATCAAAGACGGTTGGTTGCATACAGGAGACATGGGGTATCTGGATGAGGATAACTTCTTGTACGTCCGAGGCAGATACAAAAGCTTGCTGATCAATAATGACGGAGAAAAATACGCTCCTGAAGCTATCGAAGAAGCTATCGAGGAGCGCTCGGAGTACATCAAGCAAATCATGCTCTACAACAGCCAAAACCCATACACAGTGGCCTTGGCTTATCCTGATATGGAAAAACTCAACCGCAAGCTTGCCGAGATGAACCAATCCATTCATACGGAAGCTGGAAGAAACAGCGCTTTCAATCTGATCCAAGAAGAACTTGAGTTATTCAAAAAAGGCGGAAAATTCGAAAACATGTTCCCTGAGAAGTGGCTGCCGCAATCCATCGGACTGCTTGCCGAAGGCTTTACAGAGCAAAACCATTTTCTCAACAACACCATGAAGCTCCGCAGGCATTTGGTCATAGAGTACTACAAAAACCGCATAGAGAAACTATACACTCCCGAAACCAGAAAACTGTCCAATGAAGACAATATCAATGTTTTGAAAAAACTTTAACTACAGGAATTAATCTAATCGCATAAATTAATATACTATTCAAATATTGATAATACTTTTAGCTTGAAAAATTTGTGAATATAACCAAATTAGTGGCATATTGTATGATTCTAAAATTATTAGTCAAGACAATCACCACGCATGGCAGGGTTCACAGGTCATTCCATCGCGGGAGGCGTAGCTGGCGTAGCCGCAAGCATAGCTTCCGTGGAGCTGCTTAAGCTCAATATCAACGAGGCAATTATTATAGGATTGCTATTTTATTT
The Aureibacter tunicatorum DNA segment above includes these coding regions:
- a CDS encoding SdpA family antimicrobial peptide system protein, whose translation is MYSKLFFYIFTSFLAFLLFASVVISSFPKSAISMPGNVKYYLNALVPQGWGFFTKSPRENYLTLYEVENDQLIKIPLNNSDIKNYFGLSRMGRSLFMEISIIKSQISESEWSKGFDKSISLENAYQVNNTDFLHYLKKGKYVIVEENFIPWNWANLIESNTNKFIIIECNG
- a CDS encoding sporulation-delaying protein SdpB family protein, yielding MDNIANLPHRILSIFESISSKNPFTNVYGLGRSVLALGMFLTLLFNEKEILFPQHLFHANIADSRFIESTNLFFIFGLEHYWASLLISSIILLSVISGYFPRITGILHWWVTFSFFKSAAIIEGGDQIAATITLLLIPITLLDNRKNHWNKIEHKSNPFSNYIAYIFFLFIKIQVAIIYLHAGIDKLYKVQEWVDGTAVYYWFNNSIFGLSDALSGGWLEHSLNNALVVQSISWGAIAFEILLFGTLFMSFNKKKYFLFFGILFHFGIMLVHGLVTFYMTMTCALILYILPPEMIINAKLPDFKSKWTTLLSYFKRSLPANDKSYAQTQAYHTIRH
- a CDS encoding thiol-disulfide oxidoreductase DCC family protein: MPKHKHTILFDTDCIFCNKSMQFINDNKRENNIDFLSLHSNEAGKLLKAYGYSFPKGQKNSLIFINENRLYDQSSAALRIASILKSPWSFLTVFLFIPKSLRDWCYMEFSKRRHSFFTTSDTCFIPDK
- a CDS encoding zinc-dependent metalloprotease, which encodes MKHTLLLTLLFFLQHASIAQVNTPPLRCQVSGERHELSIMRKAKPIASSNREYIIPVVVHVFNPEKGMTPIDYDLIKDALEKTSDDFKGLSSDWSDGSIDQEFDHLKERLNIRFELAKATPWGTVTNGVIFYDEIKSGFANDIIYDQEIASYAWDNYSYLNIYIMNDIYGNGILTHSGVSFFPNKNMSDQKLSRVVYNGRYLGRNTDEEFRSVFTHELGHWLNLKHTFEGGCLDFNDDDGIKDTPKVKNNDIKHGRTLNCNNNYINWQNFMEYSSKYSMFTKEQVNEMKETLQLSTHKNLWSTENLIKTGIIEHSYLSTESPVIIKYHPETMMIKEALLHKIKIYGDNNFNSSINYHIKTFNSSSESHSIDFAISELDSKSIALEFQGQLSLLNNLPNTLEIEFENSSFEKDLKSENRTIPIYFLEELEIDNSLAIFPNPCEDFITIKNAKDKTCVLYNSQGKILSTTRIESNHRIIDLRPYKSGLYIIKVFGQNFNSIQRIQKI
- a CDS encoding YicC/YloC family endoribonuclease produces the protein MIKSMTGYGTAQFENENCSVSVEIKSLNSKYLDANIKLPRIFMEKEIEVRNLLSEKLERGKIALIIDFSKKEDDTPRVEINDALFRKYYGDLERLADDVDAPKQELFKLAFQMPEVAVSKKDDGNAELWQNIRSAVIEAVGKCDEFRRHEGQTLAVKLTEYKDNIGALLEKVLTYEDERIETVKARISQNLTELKGRADVDQNRFEQELIYYIEKLDISEEKVRLRSHLDYLDQVLDAPKSNGKKIGFIGQEIGREINTIGSKANHSEIQRIVVQMKDELEKIKEQALNVL
- a CDS encoding AMP-dependent synthetase/ligase, producing MEGNRTLIALFEDSVRNFADNPAFWEKRDGQYAATSYKELNELIRNCAAGLIQLGLKKGERTALIAEGQRNWLISELGILFAGGVNVPISVKINEPSELKFRLNHSGCRFAIASSFHLEKIRALREDLPELEKIIVMDDEIELMPGEMRFNELLSLGNSLNLSTPQQLEDRKSQVQENDFSNICYTSGTTSDPKGIILTHRNYTANVEQAAELMPNIEEYRTLLILPLDHSFAHTAGIYGIIVKGASMASVEIGKTAIDTLRNVPKNIREISPSFLLSVPALAKSFKYNIEREIVAKGKRTESFFRQAMKFAYKYNKEGWNKGSKCSLTDRIRYKVYDYFIFRKIRASFGPNLKFFIGGGALLDIELQKFFYAIGIPMFQGYGLSEASPIISANMPHKHKLGSSGYIVKNLKVKICDEQGKELPLGQTGEIVVKGENVMHGYWKNEKATAETIKDGWLHTGDMGYLDEDNFLYVRGRYKSLLINNDGEKYAPEAIEEAIEERSEYIKQIMLYNSQNPYTVALAYPDMEKLNRKLAEMNQSIHTEAGRNSAFNLIQEELELFKKGGKFENMFPEKWLPQSIGLLAEGFTEQNHFLNNTMKLRRHLVIEYYKNRIEKLYTPETRKLSNEDNINVLKKL